Proteins from a genomic interval of Mustela lutreola isolate mMusLut2 chromosome 4, mMusLut2.pri, whole genome shotgun sequence:
- the TAS2R38 gene encoding taste receptor type 2 member 38: MLTLTPVITVSYEVKCAFLLLSALEFAVGILTNTFIFLVNIWDVVRRQPLSNCDLILLSLSLTRLFLHGLLFLDALQLIYFQRMKDPLSLSYQIIVMLWMVTNQAGLWLTTCLSLLYCSKIVRFSHTILLCLASWVSRKVPQMLLGAMVFSSICTLICLGDFFSRSGFGFTTTLFMNNTELNLQITKLNFYYSFIFCTLGSIPPFLLFLVSSGVLIVSLGRHMRTMKAKSKDSHDPSLEAHIKALRSLISFLCLYVVSFCAALISVPLLMLWRNKIGVMICVGILAACPSIHAAIIISGNAKLRRAVETILLWIQSSLKVRADHRADPRTPDLC; the protein is encoded by the coding sequence ATGTTGACTCTGACTCCTGTCATAACTGTGTCCTATGAAGTCAAGTGTGCATTTCTATTGCTTTCAGCCCTGGAGTTTGCAGTGGGGATTCTGACCAATACCTTCATTTTCTTGGTGAATATTTGGGACGTGGTGAGGAGGCAGCCACTGAGCAACTGTGATCTTATCCTTCTGAGTCTCAGCCTCACCCGGCTTTTCCTGCATGGGCTGCTGTTCCTGGATGCCCTTCAGCTTATATACTTCCAGCGCATGAAGGACCCACTGAGCCTCAGCTACCAGATCATCGTCATGCTCTGGATGGTCACAAACCAAGCTGGTCTGTGGCTCACCACCTGTCTCAGCCTTCTCTACTGCTCCAAGATTGTCCGTTTCTCTCACACCATCCTGCTCTGCTTGGCAAGCTGGGTCTCCAGGAAGGTCCCCCAGATGCTCCTGGGCGCCATGGTTTTCTCTTCCATCTGCACTCTCATctgtttgggggatttttttagtagatcaggctttgggttcaCAACTACGCTCTTCATGAATAATACAGAACTCAATTTGCAAATTACAAAACTCAATTTCTATTATTCCTTCATCTTCTGCACCTTGGGGTCCATCCCgcctttcttgctttttctggtttcttctggGGTGCTGATTGTCTCTCTGGGGAGGCACATGAGGACAATGAAGGCCAAATCTAAGGACTCCCatgaccccagcctggaggcccaTATCAAAGCACTCAGATCTCtcatctcctttctctgcctctacgTGGTGTCCTTCTGTGCGGCCCTCATTTCAGTGCCTTTACTGATGCTGTGGCGCAACAAGATCGGGGTAATGATATGTGTAGGGATCTTAGCAGCCTGTCCCTCGATACACGCAGCAATCATAATCTCAGGCAATGCAAAGCTAAGGAGAGCTGTGGAAACCATTCTACTCTGGATTCAGAGCAGCCTAAAGGTAAGGGCAGACCACAGggcagatcccaggactccagatctATGCTGA